The Parachlamydia acanthamoebae genome includes a window with the following:
- a CDS encoding serine hydrolase: protein MCHIFFYTFLFLLASFVQAENSKQNPALIIEQTIQKYMQEKQIPGMAIALYYNQKPYFFNFGFADDLSNQSVTSDTLFEIASLTKVFTSTALAIQILKSKMRLSDPVIKYLPNVQKRLQGIGKVTLLQLATHTSGLPRIPPRLPPHRGKKYHKNSVLHFLSEWQPDRPPGEHYSYSNLGYGVLGYAIADVENKHYGDSIKEHILEPLFMKSTFLIVPHAYQELYAQGYTKEGNLAERSSVNAWPAGCALRSTSRDLLKFLMASLGIEGPQELMQAMELTQKSFFKINDQLSIGLGWQKYTTDKLLFVDKNGQVPGFSSYIGLLPNQKIGIVLLANKGKTQITKTGRDLLERLFEASQMK, encoded by the coding sequence ATGTGCCATATTTTCTTTTATACTTTTTTATTTCTGCTAGCGTCATTTGTTCAAGCTGAAAATAGTAAACAAAATCCGGCACTCATCATCGAGCAAACCATCCAAAAGTACATGCAAGAAAAACAGATTCCAGGAATGGCTATCGCACTTTATTACAATCAAAAACCTTATTTCTTTAATTTTGGATTTGCCGATGATCTTTCCAATCAATCAGTGACTTCTGATACATTATTCGAAATTGCTTCCCTCACAAAAGTCTTTACTTCAACTGCGTTGGCTATCCAAATTTTAAAAAGTAAAATGCGCCTCTCCGATCCCGTCATCAAATACCTCCCAAACGTTCAAAAGCGTTTACAAGGGATTGGAAAAGTCACACTTTTGCAACTCGCTACCCACACTTCAGGACTTCCACGAATTCCTCCTCGCCTTCCTCCCCATCGAGGAAAAAAATATCACAAGAATTCCGTCCTCCATTTTTTAAGCGAATGGCAGCCCGACCGGCCGCCTGGAGAACACTATTCCTATTCTAATCTAGGCTATGGTGTACTTGGATATGCGATAGCAGATGTTGAGAACAAACATTATGGAGATTCAATCAAAGAACACATTCTTGAACCCTTGTTTATGAAATCGACCTTTCTTATTGTTCCCCATGCTTACCAAGAGCTTTATGCTCAAGGCTATACAAAAGAAGGCAATCTTGCGGAAAGATCGTCTGTAAATGCCTGGCCTGCTGGCTGCGCTCTCCGCTCAACATCTAGGGACCTGCTAAAATTTTTGATGGCAAGCCTTGGCATTGAAGGCCCACAAGAGCTCATGCAAGCGATGGAGTTGACTCAAAAAAGCTTTTTTAAAATCAATGATCAGCTATCGATTGGATTAGGCTGGCAAAAATACACCACAGACAAACTTCTTTTTGTCGATAAAAACGGACAAGTTCCCGGTTTTTCAAGTTATATCGGCCTCTTACCTAATCAAAAAATAGGAATTGTCCTGCTCGCCAATAAAGGAAAGACCCAAATTACCAAGACGGGACGTGACCTCTTGGAACGTCTTTTTGAAGCATCCCAGATGAAATAA
- a CDS encoding disulfide bond formation protein B, whose product MQIWERGLNALVVLILCGVLLSAYFVQFFWHEEPCPLCLLQRLGMISVAAGLLLNLFFGVRMSHYALSLLSCLFGGFVALRQISLHVCPGFSTFGLPVLGLSLYTWSFIVFACAVCAISLILFLYRPDKSEQVPLNQEWFSKFALGLTLAISLANILTTYLQCGWGVCE is encoded by the coding sequence ATGCAAATATGGGAAAGAGGCCTCAATGCTCTGGTTGTTTTGATTTTGTGTGGAGTTCTCCTATCAGCTTACTTTGTTCAATTTTTTTGGCACGAAGAACCCTGCCCTTTATGTCTGCTTCAAAGACTTGGAATGATTAGCGTGGCTGCAGGATTACTTTTAAATCTATTTTTTGGAGTACGCATGAGCCATTATGCGTTATCCTTGCTAAGCTGTTTATTTGGGGGTTTTGTGGCTCTTAGACAAATTTCTCTACATGTTTGTCCCGGCTTTTCAACTTTTGGATTACCTGTCTTAGGATTAAGTTTGTACACGTGGTCATTCATCGTTTTTGCCTGTGCTGTCTGTGCCATCAGTTTAATTCTCTTTTTGTATCGCCCAGATAAAAGTGAACAGGTGCCCTTGAATCAAGAATGGTTTTCCAAGTTTGCCTTGGGATTAACGTTGGCTATCTCTCTTGCGAATATATTGACTACCTATCTGCAATGTGGATGGGGCGTTTGCGAATAA